The following proteins are co-located in the Calliphora vicina chromosome 2, idCalVici1.1, whole genome shotgun sequence genome:
- the LOC135951611 gene encoding membrane metallo-endopeptidase-like 1 — protein MQRFSAFLIKMLLIYQICWQASGKYEQTADLTIDACEDFYEYACSNYTQQNTDPNYSEITQKLDYEMNKKLLSHFNSSVVEDEYNVLNQTFNDKMKIYLKSCNSETHRDLRKYFEKIKPSSNLNWPLLVHNETWLEPNKTFDFWSLLGQLQSFGLNNVIVHQQIIRKEDNSLIIWLAPALIDEGSALPKNIILQVLLNALGAENVELIIEQLNATEFSWREMMENYVDSNQVKNITIHDLAGLYPRLNLTIYLEELLDGELNNISHITLENPEYFEFLNQKLWSAKELEHLSNYLMMKFLFYLAVDSTAEFAPLECVKDLRNKFDLAVNFYYYHNFFKHEEKKYRKALSNMHTKINATMNKYFQENNLDLTVEQIIQLQNKLENIKINIGNLPKNFDNNTIQQFYQEIPNLDRRNYYKNHLLLLKHRFRKSLSFEKNQSHYIVSDNRMGAQSSPFYVAQQNMVVIPFGSFQLPLFHYTQNILEQLSHFGFVLAHELTHAFDTTGLNYDQQGFNLASPADIMDHANFTNSINCMQQQEPTEAIDERIADLFAVRVVYRAYLDYYNKGKKDLRKRFFLNLAQFFCGKNNLKFIDHDSDAMRLQLIVKNFREFSEVFGCPKRSPMHPKVKCRLY, from the coding sequence ATGCAAAGGTTTAgtgcatttttaattaaaatgttattaatttacCAAATCTGCTGGCAAGCAAGTGGGAAATATGAACAAACGGCTGATCTTACAATAGATGCCTGTGAGGATTTCTATGAATATGCCTGCAGCAACTACACCCAGCAGAATACAGATCCCAACTACagtgaaattactcaaaaattgGATTATGAAATGAATAAGAAGTTGTTAAGTCATTTTAATAGTTCAGTAGTTGAAGACGAATATAATGTGTTGAATCAAACGTTTAatgataaaatgaaaatatatttaaaatcgtgCAACAGTGAAACGCACAGAGATTTAAGGAAATACTTTGAGAAAATTAAGCCGAGTTCTAATCTAAATTGGCCGCTGTTAGTGCACAATGAAACGTGGCTAGAACCAAataaaacttttgatttttGGTCTTTATTGGGACAATTACAATCGTTTGGATTAAATAATGTCATAGTACACCAACAAATCATAAGGAAAGAGGATAACTCGCTAATTATCTGGCTGGCACCAGCCTTAATAGATGAAGGGAGTGCTTTGCCCAAGAATATTATTTTGCAAGTGTTATTAAATGCCTTAGGTGCTGAGAATGTTGAGTTAATTATAGAACAATTGAATGCTACCGAGTTTAGTTGGCGAGAGATGATGGAGAATTATGTTGATTCCAATCAGGTTAAAAATATAACTATCCATGATTTAGCTGGACTCTATCCTCGTCTTAATTTAACAATATATCTGGAAGAGTTATTGGATGGTGAGCTAAATAATATTTCACATATAACTTTGGAAAATCCAgaatattttgagtttctaaATCAAAAGTTGTGGTCTGCTAAGGAGCTGGAACATTTAAGCAATTATTTAatgatgaaatttttgttttatttggcgGTGGATAGTACGGCTGAATTTGCACCGCTCGAATGTGTTAAggatttaagaaataaatttgatttggcggtaaatttttactattatcataattttttcaaacatgAGGAAAAGAAATACCGCAAAGCTTTATCTAATATGCACACAAAAATTAATGCCACCATGAATAAATATTTCCAAGAAAATAATTTAGATCTGACTGTCGAACAGATAATTCAGTTACAAAATAAACTAgagaatattaaaataaatataggaaatttacctaaaaattttgataataacACAATACAACAGTTTTACCAGGAAATACCAAATTTGGATAGacgaaattattacaaaaatcatTTGCTGTTATTGAAACATCGATTTCGGAAATCACtgtcttttgaaaaaaatcaaagccACTACATAGTGAGCGATAATCGTATGGGTGCACAATCCTCGCCTTTCTATGTGGCTCAACAAAATATGGTGGTCATACCGTTTGGAAGCTTTCAATTGCCTTTATTCCATTACACCCAGAATATCCTTGAACAATTGTCACATTTTGGGTTCGTTTTGGCCCACGAACTGACACATGCTTTTGATACTACTGGCTTAAATTATGACCAGCAGGGATTTAATCTTGCCAGCCCTGCAGACATAATGGATCATGCAAATTTCACAAATTCAATAAACTGCATGCAGCAACAGGAGCCTACGGAGGCAATAGATGAACGTATTGCCGATCTCTTTGCCGTGCGTGTGGTTTATCGTGCTTATTTGGATTATTATAATAAGGGGAAAAAAGATTTGCGCAAACGTTTCTTTTTGAATTTGGCTCAGTTTTTTTGtggcaaaaataatttaaaatttattgaccaCGATTCAGATGCCATGCGATTACAGCTGATTGTAAAGAATTTTCGTGAATTCTCAGAGGTTTTTGGATGTCCAAAAAGGAGCCCCATGCATCCTAAAGTAAAGTGTCGTCTTTATTAA